TGTATTTTTCAACGtatattgatataaaacacttaattaaattataaattaatgatagttaataatggtttgGCCAGGAAATTTCAATAGGCAATCTATtcgcaaaatatttttaatgtattaaattttgatatataaaacacttttcagccatttaacagatgggtgaaggtcgtttctaaaaTGGATCATAGACTAAgtggaagaaataaaataactgaGCAGGATTTTGAAAACTAATAATACAGcctagaaaaaaaatacctcatacacaaattaaattaaatattacattaattgtaataaaacttgtaaataagtGATGAAAGATgattaaaactaatattaactTTCAGAACTTTTTTCTGGCAAAACCATCGATCTTCTATTAAAAAGTGAATGCacaaccaaaaaacgtccccactcaatgagtgccaaacacaacctTTTGGCACAAAGTAATCGAAATtgcaaattccaaaaaaaaatccagtTAATAAAACGAATTGCATCcggttattttaaaaatgattttgcCTTTTTCAAGAACTATATTACTACTATACTAATTCTATAATgcattacataaattatattaaaatatagctATAAGACACTTATCAAGTGGTGTAACTGGCCCTAATACTTCTACATCTTTACAACCATTTTGGAAGAATTGCATGTATTCCCCTAAGAAAAACCCATATCAGTAtgggaaaattaatttaaaaatacttttttttttaaattggcatCAGTAATAAGGAAAACTGTAACACGGTCTTCAGATTTGTCAATCCGtaaagaatgaatgaatgacaaataaaaaaaatattgtaactaccgttagattataatctatatcgcgagattgtgaactatCAAAAGATTGTAATACGCAACATAATCCAAGAaccgctgtcgtccattttgtgacgtcacaatgttacttgacgtactaaacgtcaaacttatattgttagctaatatttttgtcaaacgctccgtttgtaagggatttgttacagtaacgtcataaaatagttgaaatatctgtcatggccgacaggcgttttatctcgtattgtcaaaaacatatttaaaaactaaaattttcttaaaataacgtctcaaaaaattgtaaaaaaaaatttcaaatgatAGGCAATTAACTAttaaagaccatttaaaaaaaatgtcatctaccctATTGTTGCACTATACCTCTACAGTGATTCTCATTGCAAAGCAAGTCTTAGGATTTTGGTTGCTTTGTATTGGATATATACTGCTGTATGTACTGTGTCTAAATGTCATTTAGAAATCAGTCTGTTCTAAGGCAAATACAATAtacctgttattattattaaaaaaaaaaacaagacctGTGGTGATATACACACAACTAGATACTAATCcctatttaaaaacaatgatgagtaataacttaaaattacatttcattGATAAGGAGTTAAAACGGCCAAAAAAATCGTTATTGCTTAATGATATCTTCTCAATGGAGATCtttgaataaaagttaagttACTAATAAGTAACCaacgatctcctattaaaaagtggatgcacaatcaacaaaaaaagtcgccactcaatgagtgccaaacacaacttcttggcactcaattcaaatagTCACATTGAGTAATAACACTGTACAACTACACATgtcacaataaaaataaaaattaaaacagattaaaattacatttcattGATAAGGAGTTAAAACGTCCAAAAAAATCGTTATTGCTTAATGATATCTTCTTAATGGAGATCtttgaataaaagttaagttACTAATAAGTAACCaacgatctcctattaaaaattggatgcacaatcaacaaaaaaagtcgccactcaatgagtgccaaacacaacttcttggcactcaattcaaatagTCACATTGAGTAATAACACTGTACAACTACACATgtcacactaaaaattaaatgaaacagattaaaattacatttcattGACATAGAGTTAAAACGCCAAAAAAACGTTATTGCTAAATGATATATTCTCGGTGGAGATCTTAGATTAAAAGTTAAGTTGCTAATAAATAACGaacaatctcctattaaaaagtggatgcacaatcagcgaccgaaaaacgtccccactcaatgagtgccaaacacaacttcttgacactcaatccaagtagtcacatttgcaaattcaaccttaaactcaatacttaaggtggaatttgctctgaatttgggatttttgattgaatattggactatatttaaaggcctttaggtaattttctttaccaataattctaaaactggcAAAGCAGAATTGGCCAATTTTTTAGTGAAAATTTCTACATGATTgggcgtccttttattatatgaGGTCAATACATTGCTATAGAGTTAAATACGCCCAAAAAATCGTTATTGCAAAATGATATCTTCTCGATGGAGATCTTTGATTGAAAGTTAAGTTACTGATAAGTAACCTAGTTGTTTTAAGTATAGTCAAATAATACTCTCACCGTCAGCACTAGCTTTTTCTGTCTCAGCTTTTTTCACCTTCTTGGCTCTAATATCTGCCATTGTCTGTTCAATGGATCTCAAGTCCTTTTTGTTCTCACTCGGCACTTCTCCATAGCTTTTGTTCATATTAGTCTTCTGTGCTGCATCAATAGCTGCTTCTTGTCCAATCAGGTGAGCGTACTTCTGCTTATAGAATGTGCCGCTGAGTTCTTCTTTACCGTGCTTGCGTTTTCTAGATTTCTCCTCTAGGCTGTCTAGTTCTGCTTGCTTCTCCATTTCTTTACGTCTCTCTGCCATTTCTGCTGCCTTCGCCTCGTCCCAAATGCCACCTTCTCGACGAACGCTCAGTTCGTCTTCTGATGGACCTTTGTCTTTTAGGTATACAACTGCATATCTGTCTACGCCTTCCTGTCCAAATGAGTATACCTAAAAATAtagaagtttttgtttttgttgaatttatccattaataaacaaaaataagcaTGTAaaaattatcacactaatattataaaggcgaaagtttgtgtgtgtgtaagtatgtttgttcctcctttacgctgcggctactgaagccatttggttgaaatttggaatggaaattgattttactctggattaacacataggctactttttatcccgggaaaatcaatggttcccgcgggattcgtgaaagactgaattccacgcggacaaagtcgcgggcgtccgctagtattgtaataaaacaaatgcTCTAAGAATGTTGCTAAAAATTTAGTTGTTTCATCATACTTTGGAGTGCTAATAACCACATTACAACTCCACCATCTGACCAAATGGATATTGTTCCGTTTTCACTGAAGATAtgagtaaatataaaaagttcAATTGAATATTAGGAAGAGATTACAAGTTACtgaatttaactaaaaataacaatatcaaaATACATAGATGTAAACATACTTGAGCTCCAGCAGTTGTAGCTACATCACGGATGACAGATCGGTACATTTGATCCATTGGCTCAAACTGCAAGGACAATTTAGTGCCAtcctttataaaattacttattttctcTTCCACTCTCTTACAGAACTTGTTTAAAATGTGTTTCTCCTCTTTCTGTTTACGTTCTATAGCCTCCTTTTGTTTCTTCATCGCTTTCTTCTGTGCCTCACTTGCCGATGGAGGCTTTTGCATGGAATTCAAAATTGAGCCTAGAAGATccatgttttttaaaaatcaaaccgTTTAGTCCCTCTAAATTTCGTTTTCCGAGCAGAAGGATGTGTAAGCTATGATTTCAGGTACTTTTCTTTGCCAATCGGTgggtattttgaaattatcaacTAAGGGTGGCGTATTTAACCTCTTATATTGTAGTATATTTATTGCTGTTTCAATTTGTGCACAAATTTGACCTCCAAATGTTATACAATCAGCTACAAATTGTAGTATTTGTTCTAATGGTGGTTGGAGAGGTGTACCAAGTATTAGAGAAGTTTGCTGTGATGAGTCGATTTCTTTGCAACTCTGTAAGAGGACTCTGTTATTGTTGCAAAGTTGTTCAAATGACTCCTCCAACACCAATCTGTGAATAAATGTTTGGAATActgattatttcaatattatcacAGATGTAAAGGAATGGACTTGGATATCCACAGCTTGATACATAAAAACCACTAGAAAAGGCATTTAGTATTGTGGCCACCAAACTGCTGGACTATTCGTTATTTTGGTCTCTAATATCAACCTATTATATAAGTCTGGCagcatttaaaattataatgccAATAGCCTTAGTAATGGTAATGTAAAGCTAAGTTATTTAGAATAACACAAAATTGAAGTCTGGCTGACTAATATTAATAGTGAG
The DNA window shown above is from Bicyclus anynana chromosome 15, ilBicAnyn1.1, whole genome shotgun sequence and carries:
- the LOC112046782 gene encoding sperm-associated antigen 7 homolog; the encoded protein is MDLLGSILNSMQKPPSASEAQKKAMKKQKEAIERKQKEEKHILNKFCKRVEEKISNFIKDGTKLSLQFEPMDQMYRSVIRDVATTAGAQVYSFGQEGVDRYAVVYLKDKGPSEDELSVRREGGIWDEAKAAEMAERRKEMEKQAELDSLEEKSRKRKHGKEELSGTFYKQKYAHLIGQEAAIDAAQKTNMNKSYGEVPSENKKDLRSIEQTMADIRAKKVKKAETEKASADGESII